The nucleotide window GGTGGTGGTGTTGTGGTGGCTCACAGCCGTGGGTAagaggagggagagagagagagttaagtgTGTGAAAAGTGATGATGAACACTAGATCTTCCAAGTTTACTTATAACCCATGTTTATGTATTAACCAATGTATAATATGTTCTCAAAGTACATGACATAATCTTCAACAAATCAAAGTGGATCAAGAAGGATTTTGGTGGTGGGGCCACCTTGTGACCGTCccaacaaagggggggggtattggtTGGTTTCTAATGGTAAGTTAAGCAATCTAGTTAGAACTTAAGTGTATTAGTTAGGTGTTATGTGTGTcatgtgttatatagtgtgttagggtgttcggggatcataactagctcagaaacattaaaacaatgcttcaagtataattttggtgtttcgggtagtgtccggttattcggttagatacaggttcgttaaagtgtcaaactattctgtttagtgatctttatgtacccttttgtgacacttttaattcccgacacttaggaaagcattcaagACCATTTAGTCTTGTTTTTACATGTTactaacttgtttttttttttgggtaaagggttaccccggtgatttatatattcacaaccaaaaaaaGCACAAGTAGTGTAGAAAGCCTACACTAGTTCCGTCTAAGGACATGCCCTAAGACGGCAAAAACCagacaaacaaaacaaaaccaaaaacaaaCGACCAACAAAACACCACTAGACAACCAATGACTAGAAACCAAAAGCCAAAACACTACTCAGCCGCCATCAAAGCGCATATCAGCATCCTTTATATCCCAATCACCGAGCACCCTTCGAACATTAGCACAGTCCTTCAACTTTGCCCCCATAAGTTTATATCGCACTTGTTGAATAATAATGTCACGAACAGCTTCCGGAGGACGCATCTGATTCTTGAACAATCTAGCATTACGCTCCTGCCAAATGAAATAAGCACTAGCCGCCACTAACAGTCTTGTAACATAGTCACTAACCGATTTCGATTTTGCCCGATCACGTAAGCACACCACAATATCATTCCACTTAGCCGAAACCATATCCATACCCACTTTACTTCGAACCATAAACCAAACTTGAGAGGAAAACTCACATTCAAAGAACAGATGCTCATGAGAGTCATGGTTCGCATAACATAAAAGACAACATAGCATGTTCATGTTCTTTCGTCGCGCTAAATCCCAGCTCAAAATTTTGTCTTGAGTAAGCAACTTCCGTTTCATTATAAGCCACATAAGAAACGCATGACGAGGAATGCACTGCGAGAACCACACTATGTTAGACCAATTAACCTGCTCCTCTTTGTGCCTCACCGAATCCCAAGCACGAAACGAAGAAAATCATGTATCTGATCACCAATTCGCCACTTAAGATTATCAGACTTATTCGGATTTAACACCAAACGATCTAGCTGATTTAACACCGGAAATAAATCCCTCCACGCATCTGGCCATCTCCAAAGATTATTAGCATAGACATCCGAGACGTTAGACGACAAATCAAACCCCGCATTAGAAATGAGCCGAGGAGAAATAAACTGCCCGAGAGGGCCTAACTCGCTCCAAGTATCGAACCAAGCAGAAGTTGTAACACCATTACCAATCTCGGCCCAAATAAAATTTCTCACAACAGAACGAAGCTGAAGCAATTTCCTCCAAGACCAACAACAAGAAGAAGGAGCCTTGCAAGCCCAAAAGCTTTTGCCTCTTAACCTGTACGCATGAACCCATTCTACCCACAAGGATCGACGGTTTATAAGGATGCTCCAAATATGCGAAGTCATAAGAGCAGTATTAACATCAGCTATGCGACGAATACCCAACCCGCCCTCGTTCTTAGGAACACACACCGACTTCCAAGAAACTTTAGCACGACCTTTCTGGAACGAACTATCTTGGGACCATAAAAAATTGCGCATCTTGGCCTCCAAGCTAATAATAACCCGGTTAGGCAACAAAAAAACAGAAGACCAATAAATATGGAGAGAAGACAAGACCGATATGATAAGCTGCAGCCTCCCCGCAAAAGAGAGTAACTTATTCCTCCAATGCATGATCCGTTTATCCAATTTCTCTACCAAAATTTGACAATCATTGTACAGAAGCCGCGATGAGATGAGAGGCACACCCAAATATCTAACCGGTAAAGATCCTTCCTTAAAAGGCATAAGGTTTAAAATGGCAGTCTTTACATATGATGGCACGTTAGAAAAATAGACTGTACTTTTTTGAACACTAGGAAACAAACCGGACATTTTAGAAAACGAGTCAAGCGACTGCATAATGCACCTAGCCGATGCAATCTCCCCTTTCGAGAAAATAAATAGGTCGTCCGCAAAACACAGATTGATAATTTGTTGCCTCTCACACTTGTTATGGAATTTGAAGGATGAATCAATCCTTACCGCATGATGTAAGATGGCCGTTAGAACCTCCATAACAAGAGTGAATAAGTAAGGAGAGACCGGATCTCCTTGTCTTAACCCCCGTCTGCCCTTAAAATACCCATGGACCTCCCCGTTAACACAAATAGAAAAGGTGGTAGTGGAAACACAAAGCAatatgctgaattttgctgaaatatgctgaattctgcactttaagtgggtttttggcactttccggcactcaaactatcacttagaaaagcagttttgtggtccttacttccctacactctatACTATTGTAGTACTTAGTTTCTGGCTCATGCTGTGTCAAAAcaatgtctgtctatgtactgaactccgtcagcattttcTCGGTTTGTCTGTTAAATATGCTAaccgtgctttgtgcatcatttatgtcaatatgtttGCATGCAGTCAATGATGGGTTATTTgaaatatgtgatgcacatgtaagtataatgcagaaatcagaaagcaattcaagtcATAAATTGCAAAtcagcacaatcattaagcactaatcatcatttaataattgtacggatgcatgcaaatttgaaagttgtcacattctccccctgttaagaaaatttcgtcctcgaaatttgtactaccttaactccttagggttacATTATGCGTGCTTGTATATGAATAATACTGAGGTAGATAACCACAAAACCGAATCAAATCTTATTCATATCAGGTGAGTCCAGGGATATATTTCAACAAGAACCCattggttaaaaggtatgtgttCTAGCATTTGATGTCAAAGGACACGAGATCTATAGATGTATAATCCAGTGTAACTTAGTTAATCAGGGGTGTAACAAAGGAGTTCTGACCAATGGATTCTCAAACAATCAATCACAATATGACAACGAGTTTTCtcaaaccatagcatccgctatacgaactcaaaatcaacaactcgAATGTGATGGTAACAtgaaaatgatctgtcaactttCGAAAAAATACATGGGTAAAATAGTGTGTTGACATTGTTGAACAGCGAAAATACAACGAATGGAACACAAGAGAATCTGGTGTATTATTGTCTTAGTTCGTAGTTGCATTCGGAATGTTTAAATGATAAGTCAAACAAAAGTATGTGTAGTTTTATGTGagacggttgaccatgattagcacaggctacaaatttgtaatgacaccacaaggtgtcgtgatgacataattcaataatagtggtgactgaacaagttcactgTGTTCGAAATCAAACGAAAGTGTACCGAGACAatctgaagatttgatttacacaacgTCACAGAGTTCCCTATTGAATACGGAACATCAAAGAACCACTGTTTCtgatcgaagatgaaaaagtAATAAGTATCGCAAGGCATTCGATTGACcatgaaagaatcgttaggaggtacaccgtgctatgaaatgaatctatgtaccattgccttaGCACACAACTGTGTTGGGACAActttaattgtgataaacaaaacggatttagagcaaataaatagacaattaaatccgtgtatgaggtgCGTAACCAAATTAGTGCAAGCTTCGATTTTGTGAAAGTATCATCGTAAGGTATTGAAATCAgtaaacgatttagtggagtcgtagaccaatcaagtctactacgacttgaaacaaaagaacctttgcaaaaatgtttgaatatgatgctctcaatacatcatatggcgtcttAAATTGAATATGCggaatggataagttcaagcaattgatgTGACACTTGTGCCTctgcaaccatcaaacaaataccaaatttaTGAAATATcatgtttcatacttgggatttgtaaaaatatgtgtatcgtttgcacatatcaattcatgttcgatttcaagctttaaatcgctttctggaaggttgcagggggggatagtgcacggtcctcccaaccgccggagtgatctcactccgggagTCGCTACCCGACTAAGCTAGCTCCACGGTGACTTCCCCATGCtgagttcttaccctgggcgacatatgccattcccaagactcgaacccagtacctctgggaagaggtgggtgtcggtggccaactgggctaccccagttggttactttctggaaggttatacgcgcactaatgcctaaatataaccagtttaatgcaatgaacactccagaatagtgaaataggcttaacataacttaaataacctttacataacttaaaaacaagttttggagggtttggtgtggcgaaatcaagtttattcgcttacagggactaatttcgacaaactgcgaaagtatgccgatttgtactgtaacgaacattctgaaACTTGATCATCACTTAAATattccctaaatatcctttacatagcttagaaataggctttgagatgttttgtgtgcaaaaataaactttcttgatctatagggactaaaagcgtcaaaaagtgcacaagtttgtattttcgcgcatatcttacgttctgaatatatacggacatccaaaaatttatgtaatcattaaaatattttattttattaattggcatgataaaattccattcgtcgcttaatttggattggttttgcattcgttacgacttccgtcgtaattaaccgaacaacgcaaccgtacgaccaaacgaaccgacatccgagatgtttttgagcgtATTTTAAGTtacctatactttaacatcattttagagctttgaaatggggttaacagggctcaaaagtgccaaaaatcaagttttacaagtttagggaccatttttgaaatttctgaccagattcaatgaacctattccaattttgaagtgttgatggttttaatGGCTGGTTTTGGATGCTATGGGCTTAAATTTGTTGGTTTTAAacattcccatggttttgaaaaccatgagcCCAAGTGGGGGGCCAAGATCAAAGCACGAAATGCGAGGAACGATCCAAACGGTTTACCgaatcctatataaacccatgCCTTCACttcatttcaacaaacactttgGTTCAATCAGCTCTAAGCTGAAGTtattacttcatacctgagttgtTTGAATCAAAACTTCCTAGCTTAGACCCTTTGTAAGTATCTTTCGTgctttttatgcgtttttagcacgaaagtcaaacagtgtttgactttctgctttgaccacgagttggtcaacacgaagttcgttgaacTTCGTAACctgagcgtaatcacaatggtcatagtcccttgtgacttatacctactgattaccacattgatTAGGTGTAGTaagagtcgtagtttcggtcaaaatacgtattcttgcgtattttgcaaccaaactacttttgggtatcaagaccctttgtcttgataacaaacttgttttcaaacttcgttaaacatgttctaacatgtttaactcgtcactttaggtttagtgcttatatagggtcgtagaataagcggtctaaacaatcgcttagactttcgaacccgaccagtttggtcgatcattatgtcacacccctttctgcggcggaagcacgaggtgtgatcatgaaaggttctcattgcatacgaaaggtaaacatactacatgctcgtaaaaataacttcaaataccaaacatttcataac belongs to Helianthus annuus cultivar XRQ/B chromosome 5, HanXRQr2.0-SUNRISE, whole genome shotgun sequence and includes:
- the LOC110943552 gene encoding uncharacterized protein LOC110943552, giving the protein MKRKLLTQDKILSWDLARRKNMNMLCCLLCYANHDSHEHLFFECEFSSQVWFMVRSKVGMDMVSAKWNDIVVCLRDRAKSKSVSDYVTRLLVAASAYFIWQERNARLFKNQMRPPEAVRDIIIQQVRYKLMGAKLKDCANVRRVLGDWDIKDADMRFDGG